In Chryseobacterium turcicum, a single window of DNA contains:
- a CDS encoding ADP-ribosylglycohydrolase family protein, whose translation MENVVKAGIFGVCIGDALGVPVEFRSREQLKRSPVTKMRALGTHHQPLGTWSDDSSLALCLAESLCKDYDLEDIATKFLQWYNAEIWTPHGRVFDIGIATSQAIHRISKGVYPTLCGGTGDFDNGNGSLMRIMPLLFYIKDFPIEKRFDIVKDVSSITHGHIRSALACFIYLELALEILKGNDKWEAYKTMQKTVWNFLNENPICSQNEMDKFHRILELKVGEYDVAPLHTLQEGEISSSGYVLHSLEASLWCFLNSETYSEAVLKAVNLGEDTDTIGAITGGIAGIYYGFENIPLDWIEELVRKDDIENVCNKLENKLMK comes from the coding sequence ATGGAAAATGTAGTAAAAGCGGGAATTTTCGGAGTTTGTATTGGTGATGCTTTGGGTGTTCCTGTGGAATTTAGAAGTAGAGAACAATTGAAACGTTCACCAGTTACAAAAATGAGAGCTTTAGGAACTCATCATCAACCTTTGGGAACTTGGAGTGATGATAGTTCTTTAGCCTTATGTCTTGCAGAAAGTCTTTGTAAAGATTATGATTTGGAAGATATCGCGACAAAATTTTTGCAATGGTACAATGCGGAAATCTGGACTCCGCATGGAAGGGTTTTTGACATTGGGATTGCAACCTCGCAAGCTATTCATAGAATAAGCAAAGGTGTTTATCCCACTTTATGTGGTGGTACAGGTGATTTCGACAACGGTAATGGTTCTTTAATGAGAATTATGCCATTATTATTCTACATTAAGGATTTTCCAATTGAAAAACGTTTTGATATTGTCAAAGATGTTTCTTCAATCACACATGGTCATATTCGTTCTGCGTTGGCATGTTTTATTTATTTGGAATTGGCTTTAGAAATTCTGAAAGGAAATGATAAGTGGGAAGCATACAAAACGATGCAGAAAACGGTTTGGAATTTTTTAAATGAAAATCCTATTTGTTCTCAAAATGAAATGGATAAATTCCACAGAATTTTAGAACTAAAAGTTGGGGAATATGATGTAGCTCCTCTACATACTTTGCAAGAAGGTGAAATCAGTTCAAGCGGCTATGTTCTTCACAGTTTAGAAGCCTCATTATGGTGTTTTTTAAACTCAGAAACTTATTCAGAAGCGGTTTTGAAAGCGGTCAATTTAGGAGAAGATACCGATACAATCGGAGCAATTACGGGAGGTATTGCAGGAATTTATTATGGCTTTGAAAATATTCCTCTAGATTGGATTGAAGAATTGGTGAGGAAAGATGATATTGAAAATGTATGTAACAAATTAGAAAACAAATTAATGAAATAA
- a CDS encoding RNA 2'-phosphotransferase — MNEKHKKKTSKFLSYVLRHHPELINLNLDENGWANVDELIAKSTNDSQGFTFEELDEIVETNDKKRFIFNEDKTRIRANQGHSIDINLALISQQPPEFLYHGTAQCNIDSILEKGIEKRSRQHVHLSQDKETANKVGMRHGKPIILTINTQKMFEDGIKFYLSENNVWLTDFVDAKYISQ, encoded by the coding sequence ATGAACGAAAAACATAAGAAAAAAACAAGCAAATTTCTGAGCTACGTTCTCAGACATCATCCCGAATTGATTAATTTGAATTTAGACGAAAACGGATGGGCAAATGTTGATGAATTGATTGCAAAATCAACTAACGATTCTCAAGGTTTTACTTTCGAAGAATTGGATGAAATTGTAGAAACAAACGACAAAAAAAGGTTTATTTTTAATGAAGATAAAACCAGAATCAGAGCTAATCAAGGGCATTCAATTGATATTAATCTGGCTTTAATTTCTCAACAGCCTCCTGAATTTTTGTACCACGGAACGGCTCAATGTAATATTGATTCCATTTTAGAAAAAGGAATTGAAAAAAGAAGCCGACAACATGTTCATCTGAGTCAGGATAAAGAAACTGCAAACAAAGTTGGAATGCGCCACGGAAAACCCATTATTCTAACCATCAATACACAAAAAATGTTTGAAGATGGAATAAAATTTTATCTTTCTGAAAATAATGTATGGCTGACAGATTTTGTGGATGCAAAATATATTTCGCAATGA
- a CDS encoding metallophosphoesterase — translation MKRTLVIGDIHGGFKALKQVLERANVTEDDTLIFLGDYVDGWSESSHIIQFLIELSEKQECIFIKGNHDVWTEDWLSLGSAPDIWLFNGGQSTVDSYSEYSLEELEIHLAFFEKMKNFYTDEDNRLFIHAGYSSMHGPEKEVYSSNYRWDRTLWETAVGMDRKLEKNSKLYPKRLLLYKEIFIGHTPTLHLGIDKPVNKANVWNLDTGAAFTGALSIMDIDTKEFWQSDILPSLYANEKGRNNYIVKLK, via the coding sequence ATGAAAAGAACATTAGTTATAGGTGACATTCACGGTGGATTCAAAGCTTTGAAACAGGTTTTGGAAAGAGCGAATGTCACGGAAGATGACACATTGATTTTTCTTGGAGATTATGTAGATGGTTGGAGTGAATCGTCTCATATTATTCAGTTTTTAATAGAACTTTCAGAAAAACAAGAATGTATTTTTATTAAAGGAAATCATGATGTTTGGACTGAAGATTGGCTGTCTTTAGGAAGTGCTCCCGATATTTGGCTTTTCAACGGAGGACAAAGTACGGTTGATAGCTATTCTGAATATTCTCTGGAAGAATTAGAAATTCATTTGGCGTTTTTTGAAAAAATGAAAAATTTTTATACTGATGAAGACAACAGATTGTTTATTCATGCGGGATATTCATCTATGCATGGTCCGGAAAAAGAGGTGTATTCAAGCAATTATCGTTGGGATAGAACGCTTTGGGAAACCGCTGTTGGCATGGATAGAAAATTAGAGAAAAACTCAAAATTGTATCCGAAAAGATTGCTTCTATATAAAGAAATTTTCATCGGTCATACTCCGACTTTACATTTAGGAATTGATAAACCCGTCAACAAAGCCAATGTATGGAACCTTGATACAGGCGCAGCTTTTACAGGAGCATTGTCGATTATGGATATCGATACCAAAGAATTCTGGCAAAGTGACATTCTTCCATCTTTATATGCTAATGAAAAAGGAAGAAATAATTATATAGTCAAATTAAAATAA
- a CDS encoding cupin-like domain-containing protein, whose amino-acid sequence MGVILKPIDIVDDITQEEFREKYLIPRKPVVIKNMARKWPAYQKWTMDYVKEVVGDITVPLYDSKKADPAAPINTPTTEMKFADYIDLIQREPTDLRIFFFDPIKHASKLLDEYIPPKELMGGFLDKYPSMFFGGKGSVTFLHFDIDLAHIFHTHFNGRKHVLLFEYKWKDRLYKLPYATYALEDYDISNPDFEKFPALDGVEGIECFLEHGDTLFMPTGWWHWMKYLDGSFSLSLRAWDKSWAVKANSLWNLTVQRNFDNFMKGRYKKRYMDWKEKKAVERAHYALKRGLPKK is encoded by the coding sequence ATGGGGGTTATTCTAAAGCCTATAGATATTGTTGACGATATTACTCAAGAAGAGTTCCGCGAGAAATATCTGATCCCAAGAAAGCCGGTGGTGATAAAAAATATGGCCAGAAAATGGCCAGCCTATCAAAAATGGACGATGGATTATGTGAAAGAAGTGGTAGGAGATATTACAGTTCCTTTGTATGACAGCAAAAAAGCTGATCCTGCAGCTCCTATTAATACACCGACTACTGAGATGAAATTTGCAGATTACATAGACCTCATTCAAAGAGAGCCTACCGATCTACGAATTTTCTTTTTCGACCCTATTAAACATGCTTCGAAATTACTTGATGAATACATCCCGCCGAAAGAATTGATGGGTGGTTTTCTAGATAAATATCCTTCTATGTTTTTTGGAGGAAAAGGTTCGGTCACTTTTTTACATTTTGATATTGATTTAGCTCACATTTTTCATACCCATTTCAATGGAAGAAAACATGTTTTGCTTTTTGAATATAAATGGAAAGACAGATTGTACAAATTACCTTACGCTACTTATGCTTTGGAGGATTATGATATTTCAAATCCTGATTTTGAAAAATTCCCTGCATTAGACGGTGTAGAAGGTATTGAATGTTTCTTAGAGCACGGTGACACCCTATTCATGCCAACCGGATGGTGGCACTGGATGAAATATCTGGATGGCAGTTTCTCACTTTCGCTTCGTGCATGGGATAAATCTTGGGCCGTAAAAGCTAATTCTTTGTGGAATCTTACCGTTCAAAGAAATTTTGACAACTTTATGAAAGGGCGTTACAAAAAACGCTATATGGATTGGAAAGAGAAAAAAGCGGTTGAAAGAGCCCACTATGCTCTAAAAAGAGGATTACCTAAAAAATAG
- a CDS encoding TonB-dependent receptor: MKRQIYLFLMVFFSVITFAQKTVSGKITDEDGVAIPSASVTIEEPGKDAILAYGITNSKGEYKVSFTSSESNVDLKVKAFNQKPLTKQITNSDQTLTFKLQSEATEIKEVQLKTKMITSRGDTIAYDLKAFDHKNDRTLADVMRKIPGIEVKTDGTILFQGNAINKFYVEGKDLMEGGYGTITNSLPKDAVAKLEVLENHQPVKMLQGKIPSDAAAINIKLKKSVTMTGRGEVGSGFGDPWLWNLKLTPMFFSKKQQWVVNYKTNNMGEQVENEGNILAFGSSWEGRRGNASQNTWLNVETANTPNLPVKRYLFNNVHYLSANYLTNIDNKKEWELKANANYTNNSVEREDQVETIFSNGLSTVNTSTRNNFYTDKLKGELIFTKNAKKGFFKNTTTFSQFWNADRAVALRNNGIGNQATESPTSSFQNSLSTIIPWKEKMVNLKSYINYQDDRQTLEVSPASYMQFPYLKPKANENDPDEYGFINFAPGTSAIQNFRIKTLDTSHSANISFTTKGWTFTPQIGVDFSTDKLNTNFDGLAVPTGPGDVQPDFSSSVYENNLTFTETVPSASVGINYKSDAWSIFANVPVNLNNIKAEDDLRKVSKSLNKTTFTPNAFIQYSFASFFKASLSGNISNNFGDIQSAYAGYMLLSPSGFNVMDANNPIPEINTKSAGSRLEYRNPLNNLFFNVNYRLSDTKRNLLSSPVLDPTTGFTLIQYKNQDNSSTSNSFSGEIGKYFPKFKSNISLNYRNSNTVSDAFFSNTEYEKQYESKNNSQSYGLKFNNTYFSWMSIDYNVSISRTKQENIGLPEGRKFAPNKGFNHNLSAFIYPLENHSIGFNWDQVNSSDGTRKFDNAFFDLSYQFAWSAKKIDFELKWMNIANRRVFETYNIQASKNAVEYTRIQLRPSQVMFTVKFNFK, encoded by the coding sequence ATGAAAAGACAAATTTACCTTTTTCTGATGGTCTTTTTCTCGGTGATAACGTTTGCTCAAAAAACAGTTTCTGGGAAAATTACTGATGAAGATGGGGTGGCAATACCAAGCGCAAGTGTAACGATTGAAGAACCCGGAAAAGACGCAATTCTTGCCTACGGAATTACCAATTCTAAAGGAGAATATAAAGTTTCTTTTACCTCTTCAGAATCAAATGTAGATTTAAAAGTAAAAGCCTTTAACCAAAAGCCTTTAACCAAGCAAATTACGAACAGCGATCAGACGCTTACATTCAAATTGCAGTCTGAAGCAACTGAAATAAAAGAAGTACAGCTAAAAACAAAGATGATTACATCGAGAGGTGATACTATTGCTTATGATTTGAAAGCTTTCGACCATAAGAACGATCGTACTTTGGCAGATGTAATGAGAAAAATTCCAGGAATTGAAGTGAAAACTGACGGAACAATTCTCTTCCAAGGGAATGCCATTAATAAATTTTATGTTGAAGGTAAAGATTTGATGGAAGGTGGCTATGGTACCATTACAAACTCATTACCAAAAGATGCAGTCGCAAAGCTTGAAGTTTTAGAAAATCACCAGCCTGTAAAAATGTTACAAGGGAAAATTCCTTCTGATGCTGCAGCAATTAACATTAAACTAAAAAAATCGGTTACAATGACCGGTCGAGGAGAAGTAGGCTCCGGATTTGGTGATCCATGGCTTTGGAATTTGAAATTAACCCCAATGTTTTTCAGTAAAAAGCAGCAATGGGTTGTTAATTACAAGACCAATAATATGGGAGAGCAAGTAGAAAATGAAGGAAATATATTAGCTTTTGGAAGTTCTTGGGAAGGAAGAAGAGGAAATGCTTCACAAAATACATGGTTGAATGTAGAAACGGCAAATACACCTAATCTTCCAGTTAAAAGATATTTATTTAATAATGTACATTACCTTTCTGCAAATTATTTAACGAATATTGATAATAAAAAAGAATGGGAACTGAAAGCAAATGCAAATTATACAAATAATTCTGTTGAAAGGGAAGATCAGGTGGAAACTATTTTTTCAAACGGTTTGTCTACAGTTAATACTTCTACCAGAAATAATTTTTATACAGATAAGTTGAAGGGAGAATTAATTTTTACTAAAAATGCTAAAAAAGGATTTTTTAAAAATACAACCACTTTTTCTCAATTTTGGAATGCTGACAGAGCTGTAGCGTTAAGGAATAACGGTATTGGAAATCAAGCTACAGAATCTCCTACATCTTCATTTCAAAATTCATTGAGTACTATTATTCCATGGAAAGAAAAGATGGTTAATTTAAAATCTTATATTAATTATCAGGATGACAGACAGACTTTAGAGGTTTCACCTGCAAGTTACATGCAGTTTCCATATCTGAAGCCAAAGGCTAATGAGAATGATCCTGATGAATATGGATTCATCAATTTTGCACCTGGAACAAGCGCTATTCAGAATTTCAGAATTAAGACTTTGGATACTTCACATTCTGCAAACATTAGTTTCACGACAAAAGGGTGGACTTTTACTCCACAAATTGGGGTAGACTTCTCAACAGATAAATTAAATACAAACTTTGATGGTTTGGCAGTACCGACTGGGCCAGGTGATGTTCAGCCTGATTTTTCAAGTTCTGTTTATGAAAATAACTTGACTTTTACGGAAACAGTTCCATCAGCTTCTGTGGGAATTAATTATAAATCAGACGCATGGAGCATATTTGCTAATGTACCAGTAAACCTAAATAATATTAAAGCGGAAGATGATTTAAGGAAAGTTTCAAAATCTTTAAATAAGACAACTTTTACACCGAATGCTTTTATTCAGTATTCATTTGCTTCTTTCTTTAAAGCAAGTTTAAGTGGAAATATAAGTAATAATTTTGGAGATATTCAAAGTGCTTACGCAGGATATATGTTGCTGAGCCCTTCTGGTTTCAATGTGATGGATGCTAATAACCCGATCCCAGAAATTAATACAAAATCTGCAGGTTCAAGATTAGAATACAGAAATCCGCTGAACAATTTATTTTTTAATGTAAATTATAGACTCAGCGATACAAAAAGAAACTTATTATCTTCTCCAGTTTTAGATCCAACAACAGGATTTACTTTAATTCAATATAAAAATCAGGACAATAGCTCTACAAGCAATAGTTTTAGTGGTGAGATAGGAAAATACTTTCCAAAATTTAAATCGAATATTTCATTAAATTATAGAAATTCAAATACTGTTTCGGATGCATTTTTTAGTAATACTGAATATGAAAAACAATACGAAAGCAAAAACAATAGCCAATCTTATGGTCTTAAATTCAACAATACCTACTTCAGTTGGATGAGCATAGATTATAATGTAAGCATTTCTAGAACTAAACAAGAAAACATAGGGCTTCCTGAAGGAAGAAAGTTTGCTCCAAATAAAGGATTCAACCATAATCTATCAGCTTTCATTTATCCGTTAGAGAATCATAGTATAGGCTTCAATTGGGATCAGGTAAACTCAAGTGATGGTACAAGAAAGTTTGATAATGCATTTTTTGATCTTTCATATCAGTTTGCATGGTCTGCAAAGAAAATTGACTTTGAATTGAAATGGATGAATATTGCAAATCGAAGAGTATTCGAAACATATAATATTCAAGCTTCAAAAAATGCAGTAGAATATACAAGGATTCAACTTCGACCAAGCCAAGTAATGTTTACAGTAAAATTCAACTTTAAATAA
- a CDS encoding DinB family protein, with protein sequence MDTLKQLKNELNAEYQTTKRFLEIFPNDKNEYKPHPKSMKMMHLATHITEVFGWPGFMLNSSELDFAKSGMEPKHFNTKDELLNVLEENHTTSMEALDKASEDDLEPRWALKNDGHELASWTKYEAIRHSLNQISHHRAQLGVYYRLNDIELPGSYGPTADNPNF encoded by the coding sequence ATGGATACTTTGAAACAATTAAAAAACGAGCTTAATGCTGAGTATCAAACGACAAAACGATTTTTAGAAATCTTTCCAAATGATAAAAATGAGTACAAACCGCATCCTAAAAGTATGAAAATGATGCACCTTGCCACCCATATTACGGAAGTTTTTGGCTGGCCGGGATTTATGCTCAATTCCTCCGAACTTGATTTTGCCAAAAGCGGTATGGAACCTAAGCACTTCAACACAAAAGACGAACTTTTAAACGTTTTAGAAGAAAACCATACAACAAGTATGGAAGCACTGGATAAAGCTTCTGAAGATGATTTAGAACCAAGATGGGCCTTGAAAAACGATGGTCATGAACTGGCATCATGGACAAAATATGAAGCCATTCGCCACAGTTTAAATCAGATTTCGCATCACAGAGCACAACTGGGAGTGTATTACAGACTAAATGATATTGAACTACCGGGAAGTTATGGCCCTACAGCGGATAACCCTAATTTTTAG
- a CDS encoding GLPGLI family protein, whose amino-acid sequence MKNIFSILFVAVFAFANAQETANRFFYELTFKPKKDSTKIDKVIATLDITSKKSIYQDYTVAAQDSIIKLAVEEMEKTKSFKDMSKLIKMPKFSYKIVKTYPEMKEQFIDRISMNLFGYDDNIKFNWNILPEKEKVGEYNTQKATTDFAGRKWTAWFSTDIPFQDGPYKFYGLPGLIVKIEDAEKDYSWKLSGNKKIENYEELSYSEKINAKYGMSNSVTPTTKEKFEKAYATFKKDPMGEFRQKITPEMSSMKMPGSDITIGEMMKKQEKIAKDFFNSNDNPIEKSNSVSVGTLEKVGKEKDKK is encoded by the coding sequence ATGAAAAATATATTTTCAATCCTATTTGTTGCCGTTTTTGCTTTTGCAAATGCTCAGGAAACAGCAAACCGATTTTTTTATGAATTGACTTTTAAGCCGAAAAAGGATTCTACAAAAATTGATAAAGTAATTGCTACTTTAGATATAACAAGTAAAAAATCAATCTATCAAGATTACACAGTGGCAGCTCAGGATTCTATTATTAAATTAGCTGTTGAGGAAATGGAAAAGACTAAATCTTTTAAAGATATGTCTAAGCTTATTAAAATGCCAAAATTTTCATACAAAATTGTGAAGACATATCCTGAAATGAAAGAGCAATTTATAGATAGAATAAGTATGAACTTATTTGGTTATGACGATAATATAAAATTTAATTGGAATATTCTTCCTGAAAAAGAAAAAGTAGGAGAATATAATACCCAAAAGGCGACAACCGATTTTGCAGGAAGAAAGTGGACTGCTTGGTTCAGTACAGATATTCCTTTTCAGGATGGACCTTATAAGTTTTATGGATTGCCTGGATTAATTGTTAAGATTGAAGATGCAGAAAAAGATTATTCTTGGAAATTAAGTGGTAATAAGAAAATTGAAAATTACGAAGAATTATCTTATTCAGAAAAAATTAACGCAAAGTATGGAATGTCAAATTCGGTAACTCCTACAACTAAGGAAAAGTTTGAAAAAGCATATGCTACATTTAAAAAAGATCCAATGGGGGAGTTTCGCCAGAAAATTACTCCAGAAATGTCTAGCATGAAAATGCCAGGATCTGATATAACAATTGGAGAAATGATGAAAAAACAAGAGAAAATTGCAAAAGATTTCTTTAATTCTAATGATAATCCTATCGAGAAATCAAATTCTGTAAGTGTGGGTACTCTTGAAAAAGTAGGTAAAGAAAAAGATAAAAAATAA
- a CDS encoding FeoA family protein, translating to MQLHTLSSFPKNKIGKIIGYDNDNLSMPTKIIEMGLLPETLFKILYQAPFNGPLYIEFGDEKSRIALRKEEGDFIIVEDLINAGK from the coding sequence ATTCAATTACATACATTAAGCAGTTTTCCAAAAAATAAAATTGGTAAAATTATAGGCTATGATAATGATAATCTGAGCATGCCAACCAAAATTATAGAAATGGGGCTTCTTCCGGAAACTCTGTTTAAAATCCTTTATCAGGCGCCGTTTAATGGGCCGCTTTACATAGAATTTGGCGACGAAAAAAGTCGTATTGCTCTGCGTAAAGAAGAAGGAGATTTCATCATTGTAGAAGATTTGATTAATGCAGGAAAATAA
- the feoB gene encoding ferrous iron transport protein B, whose product MQENNKKQILLVGNPNVGKSTVFNALSNKKQKTGNYAGVTVSSHSGNYSYKNEEVEIVDLPGSYSIYPSSEDEAIFSEFLIDGQKKYSGVVYILEALSIKRGLLLFQQIQDLGIPMILVLNQIDQAERRGVHIDVDKLSQALNIKIIQTNAKEQIGIEAIKEAVFTNDFVKSEKSSFEIPAEHKNILDKNVENDYQAWVNLTLAKKSDSDSKNIVPKRLQVQETVRRYQNIDKILADIITTKAQFKELLTEKLDKVLVHKFWGYVVFLFILLIIFQCVYFLAEYPMNWIDEAFAWLSGFAGEHLPEGPINSLVSQGIIPGLGGIIIFAPQIGILLYFLYLLEDSGYMARVVFLMDRLLKPFGLNGKSIVPLVSGTACAIPAVISTRNIENLKERLLTILVTPFMTCSARLPVYSIIIGLIISDKTILGIQYKALVLLGMYLLGFFVALLSAAILKNFIKEDGKTYLVMDLPTYKKPLFGYDFKLVLGKVWDFITGAGKIIFIVSIIIWVLSYFGPKQAPDEFVASDVHLDHSYLAKMGKAIEPAIAPLGYDWKMGVGILTSFVAREVFVGTMSTLYSLDDDAPEGKVIDKMRHDIKPNGEKVFNFATGVSVLLFYAFAMQCVSTLAVVYRETKSWKWTGFQVAMMTGLAYFVSLIAYQILK is encoded by the coding sequence ATGCAGGAAAATAACAAAAAACAGATACTTTTAGTAGGAAACCCGAATGTAGGAAAATCAACCGTTTTTAATGCGCTATCAAACAAAAAGCAGAAAACGGGAAACTATGCTGGTGTTACGGTATCAAGCCATTCAGGGAACTATTCTTATAAAAACGAAGAAGTTGAAATTGTAGATCTTCCCGGATCTTACAGTATTTATCCGAGCTCTGAAGACGAGGCTATTTTCTCTGAATTTTTGATTGATGGGCAAAAAAAATATTCCGGAGTTGTTTATATTTTGGAGGCATTAAGCATCAAAAGAGGGCTTTTGTTATTCCAGCAGATTCAGGATTTAGGAATTCCAATGATTTTGGTTTTAAATCAGATTGATCAGGCTGAAAGAAGAGGAGTTCATATTGATGTTGACAAGCTTTCTCAGGCATTAAATATCAAAATTATTCAGACCAATGCAAAAGAACAGATAGGAATAGAAGCGATTAAAGAAGCCGTTTTTACCAATGATTTTGTAAAATCTGAAAAGTCAAGTTTTGAAATTCCTGCAGAGCATAAAAATATTTTAGATAAAAATGTAGAGAATGATTATCAGGCTTGGGTGAATCTTACACTTGCAAAAAAGTCAGATTCAGACTCAAAAAACATAGTTCCGAAAAGATTACAGGTTCAGGAAACGGTAAGACGTTACCAGAATATAGATAAGATTTTAGCGGATATTATTACTACAAAAGCTCAGTTTAAAGAACTTTTAACCGAGAAATTAGACAAAGTTCTTGTTCATAAATTCTGGGGTTATGTCGTTTTCTTGTTTATTCTTTTAATTATATTCCAATGTGTTTATTTTTTGGCAGAATATCCAATGAACTGGATTGACGAAGCTTTTGCTTGGCTTTCTGGCTTTGCAGGAGAACATCTTCCGGAAGGGCCAATTAATTCGTTGGTTTCACAAGGAATTATTCCTGGTCTAGGTGGAATTATCATCTTTGCTCCACAAATCGGAATTCTTCTGTATTTCCTTTATTTACTGGAAGATTCGGGCTACATGGCAAGAGTCGTTTTCCTGATGGACAGGCTTTTAAAACCATTTGGCTTAAATGGAAAAAGTATTGTTCCTTTAGTTTCGGGAACGGCTTGTGCAATTCCGGCAGTAATTTCTACAAGAAATATTGAAAATTTAAAGGAAAGATTGCTCACCATTTTGGTAACTCCGTTTATGACTTGCTCTGCAAGACTTCCGGTGTACAGCATTATTATTGGGTTGATTATTTCAGATAAAACCATTTTGGGAATTCAATATAAAGCTTTAGTGCTTTTAGGAATGTATCTATTAGGATTTTTCGTAGCTTTATTATCGGCTGCAATTCTTAAAAACTTTATTAAAGAAGATGGTAAAACATATCTTGTGATGGATTTGCCGACCTATAAAAAACCACTTTTTGGGTATGATTTTAAACTGGTTTTAGGAAAAGTCTGGGACTTTATTACCGGAGCCGGAAAAATTATCTTTATTGTAAGTATCATTATTTGGGTCTTGAGTTATTTCGGACCGAAACAAGCTCCAGATGAGTTTGTTGCAAGCGATGTTCATCTAGATCATTCTTATTTGGCTAAAATGGGGAAAGCTATTGAACCAGCAATTGCACCGCTTGGTTACGATTGGAAAATGGGAGTGGGAATCCTGACGAGTTTCGTAGCCAGAGAAGTTTTTGTGGGAACAATGTCTACTTTATACAGTTTGGATGACGATGCGCCGGAAGGAAAAGTAATTGACAAAATGAGACACGATATAAAACCGAATGGCGAGAAAGTTTTCAATTTTGCAACGGGGGTTTCGGTGTTGTTGTTTTATGCATTTGCAATGCAGTGTGTTTCTACACTGGCAGTAGTCTACAGAGAAACCAAAAGCTGGAAATGGACTGGCTTTCAGGTGGCAATGATGACCGGTTTGGCATATTTTGTGTCGTTGATAGCTTATCAAATATTAAAATAA
- a CDS encoding DUF4421 family protein, whose amino-acid sequence MSFYLKAQTDSTKIKSYADQVMIRVNLDTNIENYTFSEGGEDNLKQTILAINNKTKASFSVDYKIISATLSFAPRFFPGNNDNERKGNSSYTDFRFRFFPERFVQTVYYKNVKGFYIENMQDLLPGWQEDRDSYIQFPDLRVQTFGGSTAYILKKGFSLKSLYTQGEWQKNSIGSWVPFLDYDFTIFRNTINGLKSKEYQYNFGANIGYFYNWVIAEKVSVAPYLTVGLGGKLTSFKDTLENGSKGPKQNEQYLTVKGSGGLRIGYNSDRFLFGGMLNFNATAYNEKENSTVENNNTYGLLYIGYRFPPPKVVKRNYDKIKKKIPIL is encoded by the coding sequence TTGAGTTTTTATTTAAAAGCACAAACAGACAGTACAAAAATTAAGTCTTACGCTGATCAGGTAATGATTCGTGTAAATCTTGATACGAATATAGAAAACTATACTTTTTCAGAAGGAGGCGAAGACAATTTAAAGCAAACTATACTTGCCATCAATAACAAAACAAAGGCTTCCTTCTCTGTTGATTATAAAATCATAAGTGCAACGCTATCTTTTGCTCCACGGTTTTTCCCAGGAAATAATGATAATGAAAGAAAGGGAAACAGCTCTTATACCGATTTCAGATTTCGGTTTTTTCCTGAAAGATTTGTACAGACCGTTTATTATAAAAATGTAAAAGGTTTTTATATTGAAAATATGCAGGACCTTCTTCCGGGTTGGCAAGAAGACAGAGATTCTTATATTCAATTTCCAGATTTGAGGGTTCAGACTTTTGGTGGTTCTACAGCTTACATTTTAAAGAAAGGTTTTTCGCTAAAAAGCCTTTACACACAAGGTGAATGGCAGAAAAATAGCATTGGTAGCTGGGTTCCGTTTTTAGATTATGATTTTACGATTTTCAGGAATACCATTAATGGGCTAAAAAGTAAAGAGTATCAATATAATTTCGGTGCAAACATCGGATATTTTTACAATTGGGTGATTGCCGAAAAAGTGAGTGTTGCCCCATACTTAACCGTAGGCTTGGGTGGAAAATTGACAAGTTTTAAAGATACTTTAGAAAATGGATCAAAAGGGCCTAAGCAAAATGAACAATATCTAACAGTAAAAGGATCCGGAGGTTTGCGTATAGGGTACAATTCAGATCGTTTTTTGTTTGGTGGAATGCTCAATTTTAATGCTACAGCATATAATGAAAAAGAAAATTCTACCGTTGAAAATAACAATACCTATGGGCTTCTTTATATAGGATACCGCTTTCCGCCTCCGAAGGTTGTAAAAAGAAATTACGATAAAATTAAGAAAAAGATTCCTATCTTATAA